The window AAAGTTGTTAACGAAAACATTAGCCATTATTTATCAATTCTTCCAAATAATCTTGTTAAGACTATAACATTTGATAGGGGTAAAGAATTTTCTAATTGACAACAACTTGAAAAAAATTTAAATGTGAAAATTTATTTTGCTAATGCGTATTCGCCTTGACAAAGAGGTACTAATGAAAATACTAATGGTTTAATTAGAGAAAAATTTCCTAAAAAATTTAATTTTTCAAATACTACTAAAAATGCAGTTCATAAATTTATATTGTCTTTAAACCAAAGACCAAGAAAAATACTAAATTATCTTTCACCAATCGAATATTTGGTTAGAAAAATAATTTAGTTGCACTTAACTTTACAATTTGGCAAAAATAAAATAATTTTTTGTTGTGTCAAAATTTACACATTTAATAAAATCCATAAGTATTAACCTAATAAAAGTTAGAAATTACTATATAGTATTTTTTATTTACAAATAATTTGTAATTATTTTAATAAGTAATGCAAGAAGTCTAATTAATAAATCACGATAATCCATCGTATTTATTCGTTTACCAACTTTTAACATTAGAAAATGACCTCGTTTGTTTTCTAATTCTCTACGAGCATTTTTGTAATTTTTTTCTTTATGTCCGGTATGAAAAGTAACTAAACGAATTCTTTGGTCTTGTTTAACTTTCTGATCTAATGTCGCTAAAAATGTCTCATCTAGTTGAATATATAAATCCTTATTTTTAACATCAATTCTATTTTTAGTTTCTTTTTCTGCTAATTGAAAATATTCAGCAATATCGTATTTATTTAAAATATTTGAAATACTACCTTTTGAAATATAACAATGATTTAGAGCATCTAAAACATCGCGATAGCGTTTGCCATCACCCAGAAGACTTAAAACTTTAAATTGGACATCAAAATAAATGCGTTGTTTTGGCAATAAACCAATTTCTTTATCTAGTAAACATACATATTCAAATTTACCTGATTTTTGATTTCAATATTTATATCGGCGTCGTTTAAAAGTAACATCACCAAAAATTGTAATAATTGTTCTTAAAGCAAAATGAACTACTTTATAACCTTGTTTTAAGCGATAATGATATTTATATAAGTATTCATCTAATTTCTCATATTCGTTAGCTAATTGTTTACATTTATTGATGTACATATTTTTGTGGGTTGTAAATAAACTAAATCAATGCTTATTTTCTAGGGTTTTTAAATTATTATTAATTTCTAACATAAAAATCGCCTTTCTTGGTAGTAATTTTAACAAAGTTAAATTTTGTTAGTTTATTTTTCTTTTTTAAAGGTAAATGTTTTTCTAGAAGTAGTATTAAATATTCTGGAAAAATGATAGAAATTCTTATTTAATTATTTATAATTAATTTGTATTAATTAAATTGTAAAAATTTAAGGAAGGATGTTAATTGTTTAGTAAATTTTATTAATTAGTAAAAATTCATAAAAAGGATTTGGTTAATATGAAAAAATTACTTGGTTTATTAAGTACAATAACAATAGCGAGTAGTGGAGCGGCAGGAATTGTTGCTAATAGTCCAATGCCAATAAAAAAAGGAAAAACAATACAAAATAATGATAAATTAAATTTTTCTGAAACAATTAATTTAGGAAATTTAACTAGAAATAAAAGAGAAACAAATTCATTTGATGATTATTTAGAATTTAATAATAAATATGCCAAATTGTAAAGTTAAGTGCAACTAAATTATTTTTCTAACCAAATATTCGATTGGTGAAAGATAATTTAGTATTTTTCTTGGTCTTTGGTTTAAAAATAATATAAATTTATGAACTGCATTTTTAGTAGTATTTGAAAAATTAAATTTTTTAGGAAATTTTTCTCTAATTAAACCATTAGTATTTTCATTAGTACCTCTTTGTCAAGACGAATACGCATTAGCAAAATAAATTTTCACATTTAAATTTTTTTCAAGTTGTTGTCAATTAGAAAATTCTTTACCCCTATCAAATGTTATAGTCTTAACAAGATTATTTGGAAGAATTGATAAATAATGGCTAATGTTTTCGTTAACAACTTTAGTAGTTCTATTTTCAACTAACATTGCTAAAGTAAATCTTGATGTTCTTTCAACTAAAGTTATTAAACATGATTTACTTTTACCTCGTGATGATACTACAGTATCACCTTCTCAATGACCAACAGTTATACGATTATTAACATTAATATTTCGTTCTTTAATTGATTTACCATTAAATTTACCGCGATTTTCTTGAGATTTTCGTTTCTTACCTTTTCTTCTTAAATTTTTATTAGTAACTTTTTCAAGTAATCCAGAATAAATTCAATTGTAAATTGTTTTAAAACTAATAATTCATTCTTTATGAAAATTTTTAATTCTGCCATAAATTTGTTCAGGCGATCAACCTAATAGTAATTTTTGTTGTACATATTTTACTAATTCTCTATTTTTAAACTTATGAAAATAAACATGTGATTGTTTTCTGTTTTCTGCTTTATTTTGTGCAATTAATGAAAAATAATGATTACTATCTTTATTTCTATTGACTTCTCGAATAATAGTACTAATACTTCGATTAAGATTTTTAGCTATTTCACTAATTTTTACTTTAAACTTCAATTGATTCTCAATATAAATTCTTTCATATATGCCAAGATGTTTGTAACCCATATAAAAACTCCTTGCTTTGTTTTTTCTAAAATAAATTTAGCATCATGAAATTTTTATATGAGATTTTTTGCAATTTTATTTACTTGCACTTACAAGTATAATTCAGCAAAATAATTAAAAAACTACTAAAATAAACAAAAAAGCGGTAAAATATTAGCATATTTAAAAAATAAGGAGCTATTAATGAAAAAACATCCTGTGGTCAAAGAAATTTTATTTACCCAAAAACAAATTATTGAACGAACTAAAGCATTAGCATTAGAAATTAGTAAATACTATCAATCTAATGACTCAACAATTATTCTTTTAGGAATTCTTAAAGGATGTATTCCCTTTTTAGCTGAATTTATTAGTCACTTAACAATTGAATGTGAAATTGACTTTATGGCGATTGCTTCTTTCCACGGTGGAATCGAAGCTAGTAACACACCACAAATTATCATGGATATTAACCAAGATATTACTAATCGTGATATTTTAATTATTGAAGACATCATTGAAAGTGGTGCCAGTTTACTAGCCATCAAAGAATATCTATTTCTAAAAGGAGCTAAAACGGTAAAAATGGTAACATTACTAGACAAAACTAAAGGAAGAAAGGTTGAACTTAACGCTGATTGAACCGGTTTTAAAGCCCCCCAAGAGTTTCTTATTGGTTATGGTCTTGATTATCAAGAAAAACTCCGTAACTTACCTTATGTCGCCATTGCTGATATGGAAAAAATAGCCCTCCTAGAAAAACAATAATGTCTCCAAACAAAAATACCTAACATTGTGTAATGTTAGGTATTTTAATTAATTGCTGAATTATACTTGTAAGTGCAAGTAAATAAAATTGCAAAAAATCTCATATAAAAATTTCATGATGCTAAGTTTATTTTAGAAAAAACAAAGCAAGGAGTTTTTATATGGGTTACAAACATCTTGGCATATATGAAAGAATTTATATTGAGAATCAATTGAAGTTTAAAGTAAAAATTAGTGAAATAGCTAAAAATCTTAATCGAAGTATTAGTACTATTATTCGAGAAGTCAATAGAAATAAAGATAGTAATCATTATTTTTCATTAATTGCACAAAATAAAGCAGAAAACAGAAAACAATCACATGTTTATTTTCATAAGTTTAAAAATAGAGAATTAGTAAAATATGTACAACAAAAATTACTATTAGGTTGATCGCCTGAACAAATTTATGGCAGAATTAAAAATTTTCATAAAGAATGAATTATTAGTTTTAAAACAATTTACAATTGAATTTATTCTGGATTACTTGAAAAAGTTACTAATAAAAATTTAAGAAGAAAAGGTAAGAAACGAAAATCTCAAGAAAATCGCGGTAAATTTAATGGTAAATCAATTAAAGAACGAAATATTAATGTTAATAATCGTATAACTGTTGGTCATTGAGAAGGTGATACTGTAGTATCATCACGAAGTAAAAGTAAATCATGTTTAATAACTTTAGTTGAAAGAACATCAAGATTTACTTTAGCAATGTTAGTTGAAAATAGAACTACTAAAGTTGTTAACGAAAACATTAGCCATTATTTATCAATTCTTCCAAATAATCTTGTTAAGACTATAACATTTGATAGGGGTAAAGAATTTTCTAATTGACAACAACTTGAAAAAAATTTAAATGTGAAAATTTATTTTGCTAATGCGTATTCGCCTTGACAAAGAGGTACTAATGAAAATACTAATGGTTTAATTAGAGAAAAATTTCCTAAAAAATTTAATTTTTCAAATACTACTAAAAATGCAGTTCATAAATTTATATTGTCTTTAAACCAAAGACCAAGAAAAATACTAAATTATCTTTCACCAATCGAATATTTGGTTAGAAAAATAATTTAGTTGCACTTAACTTTACAATTTGGCAATTACTACTTCATTCACAATTCAATCCCTAAAAAAGCAATAAACAAACTACCCACCAAATATGTTAGCGCAAAGGTAATGAGAAAATAAAACAGCAAAGCCTCACGAGGTTTTTTAGGATTCAAAATGCTATTTCATAATACAGCACTAGTTCCCAAACTACAAAACAAAAAAGCAATCAAATAAATCGCAATTTTAATTAAATGAATTGATAACGCCGTATCCATAAATAAACTCCCTTCTACTAAAAATTAGTCATCTTAGTATGACGATCTTTTGCTAACTGTAATAAATGATCTTTCGCTTTATGATCATATTCAATATAATCAGTTAAAATTTTAACTTCTTTCTTTGTTGAATATAATATTCCTGAAGAAATAAGTAATTTATAAGTTTTTTTATGTTGTTTAACAAACATTTGTGCTATTTCCAAATTAGCAACAATAGAAATATGTTGTTCTAAAATTCCGATATAACCCTCAGTAGTTTTAACAGTTACAATTTCAACGACATCATAAAAGAAAATTCCTAATGGTGTTATAATTTTTAGTTTTATCGCCATTGATTTTAACCCTCTGTTAATTCTTTAGCCTTAGCAATCGCTTCTTCAATGCTACCAACAAACAAAAAAGCTTGTTCTGGCAATTTATCGTGTTTACCAGCTAATATTTCTTTAAAACTTTGAATTGTTTTTGCTATCGGAACAAAACTACCTTTCATTCCTGTAAATTTTTCAGCAACCGAAAATGACTGTGATAAAAAATTCCGAATCTTTCTCGCACGATTAACAAGCAATTTATCTTCATCTGATAATTCTTCCATTCCCAAAATTGCAATAATATCTTGTAATTCTTTAAATCTTTGTAAAATTTGTTGCACTTTTCTAGCAACTTGATAATGTTCTTGACCAACAACTTCTGGATCTAATAGTCGTGAAGAAGAATTTAAAGGATCAATCGCTGGATAAATCCCTAAAGCCGCAATACTACGATCTAATACCGTTCTAGCATCTAAATGACTAAAAGTAGTTGCTGGCGCTGGATCAGTTAAATCATCAGCGGGAACATAAATTGCTTGTACTGATGTAATTGAACCTTTTTTTGTTGAAGTAATTCTTTCTTGTAAAGCTCCCATTTCTGTTGCTAAAGTTGGCTGATAACCCACTGCTGAAGGCATTCTTCCTAATAAAGCCGAAACTTCACTTCCAGCCTGAGTAAAACGAAAAATATTATCAATAAACAATAACACATCTTGATTTTGCTCATCACGAAAATACTCAGCCATTGTTAATCCTGTTAATGCCACTCGCATTCTTGCTCCCGGAGGTTCATTCATTTGTCCAAAAACTAATGCTGTTTTATTAATAACATTAGCTTCAATCATTTCATAATATAAATCATTCCCCTCACGAGTCCGTTCACCAACACCAGCAAAAACAGAAATCCCACCATGTTCTTTAGCAATGTTATTAATTAATTCTTGCACCAAAACCGTTTTACCAACACCAGCCCCACCAAAAAGACCAATCTTACCACCACGAGCATAAGGAACTAACAAATCAATAACTTTTATTCCCGTCTCTAAAATTTCCGCTGTTGTGCTTTGTTCTTCATAACTTGGAGCAATACGATGAATTGGCATTCTTTGGGTTCCTTTAGGAATTATTGAACCATCTAACGGTTCACCTAAAACATTAAAAATTCTTCCTAAAGTTTCTTTCCCTACCGGAACCATAATTGCTTTTCCTGTATCAATCGCTTTTAAACCTCTAATTAATCCTTCTGTTGGTCCCATTGAAATTGTTCTCACAATATCATCGCCTAATGCTTGCATTACTTCAACAACTAACTTTTCACCATTATTATGAATTTCCACAGCATTATACAAATTAGGTAAACTGTTATGCGAAAAACGAATATCAATAACTGGTCCTAAAATTTGAATAACTTTACCTTCATTATGCTTTTGTTTTTCAACTTTTTTCATAATTAATTGTCTCCTTTCCTAATTTGTACTATCAGCCGCAGCAATAATTTCAGCAATCTCTTGCGTTATTTTAGCTTGACGAGAACGATTATATTGCAATGTTAAATTATCTTTCAATTCATTAGCATTATTAGTAGCATTTTCCATCGCTAACCTTCTTGATGCTTGTTCCGATACTTGTGATTCACTAATGGCACTATAAATAATAGTATTTAAATATAATAAAATTGTTGTTTCTAATACCGTTTGAGCATCCGGTTCAAACTCAAACAATGAATTTTGCTGAGTATTAATTTTAGCAATCGGTAACAATTGCAATGTCGTTGGTTGAAACAAAATATTATTAATAAATTTTGTATAAACTAATTTAATCCGTTCAATTTCTTTATTGTTAAACATACTTAAAACTTGAAAACCAATTTCTTGTGCTTGATGATATTCAAAATTTAAATCTAAATTAGAATAACTATTAATGACATTATAACCACGATTTTGATAATAACTAATCCCTTTAGCACCAATTACAATTAATAAATCACTTTTTTTAATTTCTGGGATTACTAATTTATGAATATTATAGTTATAACCAGCACAAAGACCAATATTAGAATTAATAATAATTCATACTGCTGTTCGGAAATGTGAACCATCATCTTTTTGTAAATATATGGAATCATTAGTATTGCTAATAATATGATGAAAAACATCATACATTTCTTCACTATATGGTCTAATCTCTTGAATTCTTTTACTAGCTTTTTTTAATTTTGCTGTTGCTACTAATTGCAAAGCACGAGAAATTTTACCAATCGTATTAATTGTTTGAATACGATTTTTAATCCGAAAATCTTGTTGCATAACTATTAATGACGACCTTTTTTAACTTTAATTTTACCTTGAATCAATAACAATTCTCATTGTTCTTTTGTTCCATAACTAGTAATTTCATATTTATCAATTTTACTAACTAAATGATAAACTACTTTAATAATTTCCGTATCAACTTTACTTTTTAACTCTTTAGAAAAGGTTTTAACTTTTTTTAATTCCTGATATATCTTATGAGCTTCTTTATTATTTTTAAAATAATTAATAATATTTTCTTTAAACAATAAAATCTTATCTAAAGGAATTCATTGAATTCTTCGTAAATTAATTGCTAATAATAAAATTGCTTGATTAGTTTGTGATAATGGACTATATTGCGTTTGTTTTAAAATATCAATCGCTCGTTGTCCATGTTCTAAAACTCTTTTTGTCATTTCATCTAAATCAGAACCAAATTGGGCAAAAGCTTGCAATTCATTATATTGTGCTAATTCTAATTTTAATGTTCCTGCAACCTGTTTAATCGCTTTAATTTGAGCAGCACTACCAACTCGCGAAACTGAAAGTCCAAGTTCAACAGCTGGGCGAATCCCTGCATTAAATAATTGACTAGTTAAAAAAATTTGACCATCAGTAATAGAAATAACATTAGTAGGAATATATGCTGAAATATCACCAGCTTGCGTTTCAATAATTGGCAATGCTGTAATTGAACCATTACCATTATCCTTATTTAATTTTGCCGCTCGTTCTAATAAGCGTGAATGCAAGTAAAAAACATCACCGGGATATGCTTCTCTTCCTGGTGGTCTTCGTAACAACAAGGCCATTGTACGATATGCAACCGCATGCTTACTTAAATCATCATAAACAATTAAAACATCTTTACCTTGTTCCATTCACTCCTCAGCAATAGTAACACCCGTATATGGTGCTAAATATTGCAATGGTGCTAATTCACTGGCACCAGCAGCAACAATCGTCGTATAACTCATTGCCCCTGTTTGTTTTAATCGTTCCACAATTTGCGCAACAGTAGAAGATTTTTGACCAATAGCAACATAAACACAATAAACATCTTTACCTTGTTGATTCAAAATCGTATCAATCGCAATTGCGGTTTTACCAGTTTGACGATCACCAATAATTAATTCTCGTTGTCCTTTACCAATAGGAATCATTGCATCAATTGCTAAAATACCTGTTTGCAATGATTCATCAACTGATTGTCGCGTCATAACTCCTGGGGCAATTCTTTCAACAGGGCGTTTCTTTTTACTTTTAATCGCTCCTTTACCATCAATTGGTTGTCCCAAGGCATTAACAACTCTTCCTAATAACTCATCACCAACAACAGTTTCAACAACTTGTTTTGTTCGTTTAACAGCATCGCCTTCCTTAATATAAGTATCATCACCCATTAAAACAACGCCGACAGCATCTTCTTCTAAGTTTAAAACCATTCCATAAACATCATTATCAAAAAGTAATAACTCACCGAGCATTGCCTTATCTAATCCATGAAGCACAGCAATTCCATCACCGACACTAATAACACTACCTTCTTCACTTAATTCATTTTTTTTACCATAATGTTTAATTTGATTTTTAATTACATCAGCAATTTCATTTACCTTAAATGACATCTATATCACCTGCCTTACTTATTTTCAATATTTCGTTTCATTGCCAATAATCGCCCTTTTATTGAACCATCAAAAATTTGATCTTGAACTTTTACTTTTATGCCAGCAATTAGACTAAGATCAATTTTATTAACTAATTCCACTTTTTGTTGTAAAATCTTTGCAATTTTTTTCTCAATTTTATCAATAGCTTCTTGTTGCAATTTTATTGTTGAAAAAACAATTCCATAAAAAACATTCGCTCTTTCATTGCACAGATTACGAAATACTTTAAGAATTAATCTCACTTGCCGAAAATTATTGCGATCAATTAATAATTTAAAAAAATTAACAAAAATATCATTAGCTTTATCTTTAAAAATTTTATCAATAATCTTTTTTTGTTTTTGTTTTTCTAAATTATGTGTTGACAAAATATCAATAATTCGTGGATACTCAAAAAACAATTTAATTAAATGAATTGATTGCCTTAACATAATATCAAGTTGTTTTTCTTCTTGTCCTACCTTTAGTAGTGCTAATGCTCAATTTTGAATCATTAAACTAACTCCTAATCTAATTGTTTAATAAAATCATCAATCAAAACTTCATTTTGTTCACAATCAATCTCTTTTTCCAAAATATTTTGTGCCATGCTAAAAGCAACATCAATAATCTCTTGACGAATGTTTTCTTCCACTTTAATCCGCTCTTTTAAAATATCTCTTTGCGACTGTTCATCAATTAACTTCGCCTCAATGCTTGCTTGATTAATAATTTCTTGTCTTTGCGTTAAAGCTTCCACTTTAGCATCATCAATAATTTGCTGTGATTGCATTTTAGAATCCTTTAACAACGAATTAGCTTCTGTTTCATATTTTGTTGCTTGTGTTTGTTTTCTAATCGCATCATCAATTAAATCTTTAATAATATTTCTTCGCTTTCGCATTAATTGTTTAAAAGGTTTATAAAGAAAAAAACCTAAAACAACTAATAAAACAACAGTTGCCAAAATATGAGCAATGAACACTCATACATTAGGAAATAATTGATTAATAATATTTTCTTGTTCAATTTTATAAAAAATTGCTAAATAATTTAACAACATCTAATCTTATTCCTTACGCAACAAATATTAAAATTAAAGCAATAACAAGACTATAAATAGCACCAGTTTCTGCAATGGCACAACCAATAATTAACATTGTTCTAATTTTACCATTAGCTTCTGGATTTCTTCCTACCGCCTCAGCAGCTTTACCAGCAGCATAACCTTGACCAATCCCAGCACCAAAACAACCTAAAACAGCAATCCCTGCTCCAATAAATTTGCCTCATGAAACATCACCACTAGCCAAAATCGCTCCAACAGCATTAATACTATTTATTATTTCCACACTCATCATCTATTTATCCTCCTTTTAGACATTAGACTTGGTACATAACTATAACATTTTGCACCTACCAAACTATAAAATTCACTTTCATCTTTATATTTATCTAACATTTGTGCTTCATCTAGAAAATAATATTATCAAAATAGTAGATAAAATTAAAGGTTATGTACCAAGTCTATTATATTAAATATTTTGTCAACTAAATGAAACAATTATCCATCAGCTTCACGCATATTAATACCACCTTCTTTACTAACCGGTTTTTCATCACCAATTTCTAATTTTCAATAAACTAATGTTAAAATTGAAAAAATAACCGCTTGAATAATACCAAAAAAGATATCAAAATAAAAATGAAAAAATGGTGCTAAAAATCCTGCTAAAAAATTCACTTGACCAATAATTGGAACTTGTCTAGACATTAAATCACTAAATTGATATAATAACGCCATAATAATACTGCCACCTAAAATATTTCCAAAAAGTCGAAATGAAATGGAAACTAATGGCACAAATTGCGTTAACAATTCCAATGGATTTAAATATCGTTTAAAAAAAGCTAATCTTTGAAATTTAATTCCAAAAATATAAATCCCCATAAATGTTACTAATCCCATCGCAAATGTTGTTGTATACGATGTCATCTGTGATTCAAACCCAACAATTGATAACAAATTACCAACAATAATGTATGACAACAAATATAAGAAATATAATGTTAATCATTTAAAACTCGGTCCTAAAATACTAATAACTAAATTTTCAACACCTTTAACACAAAGTTCCACAATCAACACTAATCCTCGTGGTTCATCTTTAGGATCAAGTTTTTTTACTTTAAAAAAGTATATTAAAGTGATAATAATAATAATTAAAGTTGTTAAAATAATCGTTGTTATTTGTGGAACAAGTTTTCACGGATCTCACAATTCAAAACTTGCATACAGCTTAAGATTCATTTTTCAAGTTCCTCTTTTCTATCAAAGCATTATACATATTAACAATTAAAGTTGCAATAAAAGCAAGCATTAAACCAAAAATACTACTAAAAATATTAAAATATTCATTAAATAGCATAATAATCAGAACAGGAATTAAATATAATAATACTCGCAATAAAAAAAGTAGCCCTATTCCTAATTTATTAATTGATTGACCTGTTTGGATAACATACGAAGTTAAAAAAATTAGCAACAAATAATTCAATAAACTAAATATACTTGTTGTAACAAAACCAGTAATCAAATTTCAAGATAAATAATTAAATATAGTAAAAATTGTTGTTACTAATAGTCCAATAAAAATTAACAACCCAAAAACAATCATTATTTGTTTTTCATATTTCCAATTAATATTTTTCATTATAACTATCTACTGTGTATCAAAATAACGATCTCCCGCATCACCAAGACCCGGAACAATATAACCGTTTTCATTAAGCTTTTCATCAACTGCAGCTGTATAAATGTTAATATCAGGATGCGCTTTTTCCAGTTTTTCAATTCCCTCTGGGACAGATAATAAGCAAATAAACTTAATATTATGTGATACTTTTCACTGTTTAACAATATCAATGGCAGCTATTGCCGTGCCGCCTGTTGCTAACATTGGATCTAAAATTAATGTATAACTATTTTCCACATTATTAGGTTTTTTTTCTAAATACTTCTTAGGTTGCAGAGATTTTTCATCACGATAAATACCAATATGACCAATTTTAGCATTAGGAACCAATCCCAACATTCCATCAACCATTCCTAAACCAGCTCTTAAAACTGGAACAAGAATAATATCTTGAGAAATTTTTTTACCAGTAGTAGCAACTATAGGCGTTTCAATTGCAATTTCTTGTAACTTTAAATCCTGAAAAACTTCATAAGCCATTAACCTAGTAATTTCATTAACATTTTCTTTAAAAATCTTACTATTCGTATCTTTTTTTCGTAACCTTGTTAACTTATCATCAATTAAAGGATGTTTAATAATAAATAGTGCCATATTGTTTCACTCCTATTAAGAATTATACTACTTTCTTATATTTTTAGTAATAAAAAATAACAATGATTTCAAGAAAATTACTTGCTAACAGAAATTATTAACATCATAGGCCTTCGTAATTCATCTTGCATTAAAGGAACTGTTTTTAATAATTCATCATCAGGTTGTGGTTCAATAACACTTATTATTTTAAAACCACATTCAATCAAAGTATTAATATAAGTAGTAAGTGTCCGATGATATTTCAAAACTTCCACTTCCAAGAAATTTGTTTTTCGGATAGCTTCATCAAAATAATTATCAATTGGTCAATGTAAACGATTATTTTTATTAGCTGAATTACACTTGTAAGTGCAAGTAAATAAAATTGCAAAAAATCTCATATAAAAATTTCATGATGCTAAGTTTATTTTAGAAAAAACAAAGCAAGGAGTTTTTATATGGGTTACAAACATCTTGACATATATGAAAGAATTTATATTGAGAATCAATTGAAGTTTAAAGTAAAAATTAGTGAAATAGCTAAAAATCTTAATCGAAGTATTAGTACTATTATTCGAGAAGTCAATAGAAATAAAGATAGTAATCATTATTTTTCATTAATTGCACAAAATAAAGCAGAAAACAGAAAACAATCACATGTTTATTTTCATAAGTTTAAAAATAGAGAATTAGTAAAATATGTACAACAAAAATTACTATTAGGTTGATCGCCTGAACAAATTTATGGCAGAATTAAAAATTTTCATAAAGAATGAATTATTAGTTTTAAAACAATTTACAATTGAATTTATTCTGGATTACTTGAAAAAGTTACTAATAAA is drawn from Spiroplasma endosymbiont of Asaphidion curtum and contains these coding sequences:
- the atpE gene encoding ATP synthase F0 subunit C, which gives rise to MMSVEIINSINAVGAILASGDVSWGKFIGAGIAVLGCFGAGIGQGYAAGKAAEAVGRNPEANGKIRTMLIIGCAIAETGAIYSLVIALILIFVA
- a CDS encoding F0F1 ATP synthase subunit A; its protein translation is MNLKLYASFELWDPWKLVPQITTIILTTLIIIIITLIYFFKVKKLDPKDEPRGLVLIVELCVKGVENLVISILGPSFKWLTLYFLYLLSYIIVGNLLSIVGFESQMTSYTTTFAMGLVTFMGIYIFGIKFQRLAFFKRYLNPLELLTQFVPLVSISFRLFGNILGGSIIMALLYQFSDLMSRQVPIIGQVNFLAGFLAPFFHFYFDIFFGIIQAVIFSILTLVYWKLEIGDEKPVSKEGGINMREADG
- a CDS encoding F0F1 ATP synthase subunit delta, whose protein sequence is MIQNWALALLKVGQEEKQLDIMLRQSIHLIKLFFEYPRIIDILSTHNLEKQKQKKIIDKIFKDKANDIFVNFFKLLIDRNNFRQVRLILKVFRNLCNERANVFYGIVFSTIKLQQEAIDKIEKKIAKILQQKVELVNKIDLSLIAGIKVKVQDQIFDGSIKGRLLAMKRNIENK
- a CDS encoding MG406 family protein: MKNINWKYEKQIMIVFGLLIFIGLLVTTIFTIFNYLSWNLITGFVTTSIFSLLNYLLLIFLTSYVIQTGQSINKLGIGLLFLLRVLLYLIPVLIIMLFNEYFNIFSSIFGLMLAFIATLIVNMYNALIEKRNLKNES
- the atpF gene encoding F0F1 ATP synthase subunit B; the encoded protein is MLLNYLAIFYKIEQENIINQLFPNVWVFIAHILATVVLLVVLGFFLYKPFKQLMRKRRNIIKDLIDDAIRKQTQATKYETEANSLLKDSKMQSQQIIDDAKVEALTQRQEIINQASIEAKLIDEQSQRDILKERIKVEENIRQEIIDVAFSMAQNILEKEIDCEQNEVLIDDFIKQLD
- the upp gene encoding uracil phosphoribosyltransferase produces the protein MALFIIKHPLIDDKLTRLRKKDTNSKIFKENVNEITRLMAYEVFQDLKLQEIAIETPIVATTGKKISQDIILVPVLRAGLGMVDGMLGLVPNAKIGHIGIYRDEKSLQPKKYLEKKPNNVENSYTLILDPMLATGGTAIAAIDIVKQWKVSHNIKFICLLSVPEGIEKLEKAHPDINIYTAAVDEKLNENGYIVPGLGDAGDRYFDTQ
- the atpA gene encoding F0F1 ATP synthase subunit alpha, with protein sequence MSFKVNEIADVIKNQIKHYGKKNELSEEGSVISVGDGIAVLHGLDKAMLGELLLFDNDVYGMVLNLEEDAVGVVLMGDDTYIKEGDAVKRTKQVVETVVGDELLGRVVNALGQPIDGKGAIKSKKKRPVERIAPGVMTRQSVDESLQTGILAIDAMIPIGKGQRELIIGDRQTGKTAIAIDTILNQQGKDVYCVYVAIGQKSSTVAQIVERLKQTGAMSYTTIVAAGASELAPLQYLAPYTGVTIAEEWMEQGKDVLIVYDDLSKHAVAYRTMALLLRRPPGREAYPGDVFYLHSRLLERAAKLNKDNGNGSITALPIIETQAGDISAYIPTNVISITDGQIFLTSQLFNAGIRPAVELGLSVSRVGSAAQIKAIKQVAGTLKLELAQYNELQAFAQFGSDLDEMTKRVLEHGQRAIDILKQTQYSPLSQTNQAILLLAINLRRIQWIPLDKILLFKENIINYFKNNKEAHKIYQELKKVKTFSKELKSKVDTEIIKVVYHLVSKIDKYEITSYGTKEQWELLLIQGKIKVKKGRH